The DNA window AAAGATTCTTTTATACTATCTTGTGTAGGTCTTGTATCTGTTCCTTTTCTACACTCTAACCTTTTTCCTTTTGCTTCTCCTGCTATTATTCTCATGTTTCTTACCTCACTTTTTTTAACAAATAAACATCGCATCTCCAAAACTAAAGAAATGATATTTTTCCTTTACTGCTTCATTATACACATTTAACATAAACTCTCTATTAGAAAAAGCTGAAACTAACATTAGTAATGTTGATTTAGGTAAATGAAAGTTTGTTATTAATGCATCAATTACTTTAAATTCATACCCTGGATATATAAAAATATCTGTTGAATCTTTTTTGGAAATCAGATTCCCATCTTTATCTACAGAAGATTCTAAAGCTCTTACTGTTGTTGTTCCTACAGCAATAATTCTTCTATTTTCTTCCTTTGCTTTTTTTATTCTTTCAACTGTATACTCTGGTATCTCAAATATTTCTTCATGCATTTTATGATCTAATACATCTTCAGTTTGAACAGGTCTAAAAGTTCCTAATCCAACTTCTAAAAATACATCTAAAATTTCTATACCTTTTTCTTTTATTTTTTCTAAAAGTTCATTTGTAAAATGTAATCCCGCAGTAGGTGCAGCTACTGACTCTCCCTTTATAGCATAAACTGTTTGATATCTATCTTTTGTTTCTAAAGCTTCAACTATATATGGAGGCAATGGCATTTTTCCTAACTTATCTAGAACTTCTTCAAAAGCGCCTTCATAACTAAATTTTAATATTCTATTTCCGTCGTCTTTTATTTCTAACAGCTCAGCTACAAGTTCTTTATTATCACCAATTTCAAGTTTTTGTCCAACTTTTAATTTTTTAGCTGGTTTTAGTAAACACTCCCAAGTATCTAAACTTAGTCTCTTAATTAAAAGTATTTCTAAAATCCCACCTGTTTCTTTTTTTCCAAAAAGTCTTGCAGGTATTACTTTAGTTGAGTTTCTTACTAAAACATCACCTTTATTTAAATAATCTATTATATTAAAAAAATTTTTATGTTCTATTTTTTTATGTTCTCTATTTACTATCATTAATTTCGAGTGATCTCTAGGCTCTCTAGGTTTTTGTCCTATTAACTCCTCTGGTAAATGATAATCGTAATCAACTAACTTTGTCGACACCTTTTTCACCACTCTTTCTTCCTATAACAACTCTCTCTATTCCACCATAATCTTTAACTATAGCAATTACATCAAAACCATTTTTTTTCATAAACCCACTTACTTCTTCAGCTTGATTATAACCAACTTCAAAAGCTAAATAACCACCATCTTTTAAATATTTAGGTGATTCTTCAGATATTTTTTTATAAAAATAATATCCATCACCATTATCTGTAAGAGCTCTTTGTGGTTCATGTAATTTAACTTCTGGCATTAATCCCTCGTATTCTTCTTGAGGAATATAAGGTGGATTTGAAATTATCATATCATAATCTGTATCTTTTATATTTGAAAATATATCTGACTTTATAAATTTCAAATTATTTTCTACATTATTAATTTTTCTATTTTCTACAGCTACATCTAAAGCATCCGTACTTATATCTGCACCTAAAACCATCGCATTCGGAACTTCTTTGGCTATAGTTACAGAGATTGCTCCACTTCCAGTTCCTATATCTAAAACTTTTGGATTCTCTATTTCTTTCAAAATAAATTTACATTGCTCTACTAAAATTTCTGTATCCGCTCTAGGAATAAGTACTCTTTCATCTACTTTAAAAGGTAAACCATAAAACTCCCACTCTCCTAAAAGGTATTGAAGAGGTTTCTTTTCCTTTGCTCTTTTATGCAATAGTTCTTTTATTTTTTGCGTTTCTTCTGCTGTTATTTCTTTTCTTAAATTCATAGATAAAATTGTTCTTTTTACATTTAATACATGAGCAAAAATATACTCAGCATCTAACTTACTATCTAAAACTTCATTTTTAGCTAAATATTCTATACTCTTTTGTAACAATTCTCTATTTTCAAAAGTACAATCTTTTTCTGGTACTATATTTTCATTTTCTCTAGGTAATTCATCAAAATTTAATCTATTCCTTGCCATTGCTTTCAAATAGTTTTTTATTTTTTCTTTTTGCTCTAAAGTTAACTCCATATCAAAATATGCATATAAAGTTATTCTTTCTAAATTTAATACATGTGATATAATTTTTTCACTCTCTAATCTGGGTTTTGAAAAGGAGTATTTTTTCAAATACTCCTCAGAAAATTTTAATATATCAAGTAATTTCATAATTACTCCATTGAACTTGAAAGCATTTCTGCTTGAGCAAATGTAGTTAGAGCATCTATCATATCATCTATATCTCCATCTAAGAAGGCCTCTAATTGGTGAGCAGTGTATTTGATTCTATGATCTGTTATTCTTCCTTGTGGGAAGTTATAAGTTCTTATTTTCTCTGATCTATCTCCTGAACCAACTTGAAGTCTTCTCTCACTTTCAACAGCTGATCTTTGCTTCTCTAATTCCATTTCATATAATTTTGAAGCTAAGTGTTTCATAGCTTTCTCTCTATTTTTTAACTGAGATCTTTCATCTTGACACTGAACAATTACTCCTGAAGGTAAGTGAGTTATTCTAACTGCTGAGTCTGTCATGTTAACGTGCTGACCTCCAGCTCCAGAAGCTCTATATGTATCTATTTTCAAGTCAGATGAATTGATTTTTACGTCTTGAACTTCATCTACCTCTGGTAAAACTGCAACTGTTGCAGTAGAAGTATGAATTCTTCCTGAAGATTCAGTTTCTGGAACTCTTTGTACTCTGTGAACTCCTGATTCAAACTTTAATCTTGAATAAGCTCCCTGCCCATTTATAGAGAATACTGCCTCTTTTATTCCACCAACACCAATCTCTTGTTTCTCAATTATTTCTATTTTCCACTTATGTCTTTCTGCATATCTTGTATACATTCTAAATAGATTTCCAGCGAATAATGCAGCCTCATCTCCACCAGCTCCTCCTCTAATCTCTATAATAACGTTTCTATCGTCATTAGGATCCTTTGGAAGTAATAAAACTTTCATTTCTTGCTCTATACCTGGAATAATTTCTTCTATTTCTTTTAATTCTTCCTGCATCATTTCTTTCATATCAGGGTCTTTTTCCCCTCTGATATTTTCTTTTATAAAATCTAAGTCCTCTTGATATCTTTTGTACTCTTTGTATTTTTCTACTATAGGTGTTATATCGTTTAAAGCTTTATTAAACTCCATCATTTTCTTTGGATTACTTAAAACTTCTGGAGAACCTAAAGCTTCTGTTAACTCATTAAATTTCACTACAACTTCTTCTAATTTAGCAAACACTATCTTCACTCCTTTTTAATATCTATACTTTAACTTATAAATTATACCATACTTACTTTAAAAATAAAATAAAAAATCTTCTTCCTTTCTCATTCTAGGAAGAAGATTATGCTTTATTTTTTCTCTTGTGATTGCGATATTCTCTTTAATGATAACTCTCTAGCTTTTAAATACTGATCTGTTGTTATATACTTCTGCACTTCTATTTGGTATTTCAATCTATCTTTTATTATTTCTGCATCTAAGAGTCCAACTTTTTCTACTAATTCATTTAATTTTTCAAGATTTTTTTCAGTTCCCTCTAAAATATACTTATTTATTTCAATTTCTAAAGCTTTTTTATCTAGTGTTTTTAGCTTATATTGAATACTTGCTTGCTCTATTATAACTTTAACTTTTTCTATGTTATTTTGACTAACCCCTACAGCTTGAAAATCCTCATCTTTTACTATCCCAATTCCCGATGTTGCATAGGCTGATACACTTGCTACAAGTATCAATAGTCCCATCACTATTTTCTTCATAAAATCCTCCACTAAATTTGTAGATCTGTAACAAAGAGATTTTCACTGTTAAAATCTCTCTTGTTCATTTTTATTTCATCAGCTTGAAATAGATCATCTATTGTGAATCCTATTTCTTTCTTGTCTGAAATTTTTTTGTGTAGCTCACCACTTTCTAAAGCCACTAATTTTTCAGTAGGAGAAATATTTCTCTTTACTAAATCATAAGATGTTCCTGTAAAAACACCTACTACAAAAAGAGATAAAGATAAAACAGAAATCTTTTTGTTTTTTTTCTTTTCCTCTTCTAATAATGATTTATAAATATTTGCTCTTACTCTCTCTTTTGGAGATACCATTTATATCACACCTCCCATATCTTTAATAGCTTT is part of the Candidatus Cetobacterium colombiensis genome and encodes:
- the queA gene encoding tRNA preQ1(34) S-adenosylmethionine ribosyltransferase-isomerase QueA, producing MSTKLVDYDYHLPEELIGQKPREPRDHSKLMIVNREHKKIEHKNFFNIIDYLNKGDVLVRNSTKVIPARLFGKKETGGILEILLIKRLSLDTWECLLKPAKKLKVGQKLEIGDNKELVAELLEIKDDGNRILKFSYEGAFEEVLDKLGKMPLPPYIVEALETKDRYQTVYAIKGESVAAPTAGLHFTNELLEKIKEKGIEILDVFLEVGLGTFRPVQTEDVLDHKMHEEIFEIPEYTVERIKKAKEENRRIIAVGTTTVRALESSVDKDGNLISKKDSTDIFIYPGYEFKVIDALITNFHLPKSTLLMLVSAFSNREFMLNVYNEAVKEKYHFFSFGDAMFIC
- the prmC gene encoding peptide chain release factor N(5)-glutamine methyltransferase yields the protein MKLLDILKFSEEYLKKYSFSKPRLESEKIISHVLNLERITLYAYFDMELTLEQKEKIKNYLKAMARNRLNFDELPRENENIVPEKDCTFENRELLQKSIEYLAKNEVLDSKLDAEYIFAHVLNVKRTILSMNLRKEITAEETQKIKELLHKRAKEKKPLQYLLGEWEFYGLPFKVDERVLIPRADTEILVEQCKFILKEIENPKVLDIGTGSGAISVTIAKEVPNAMVLGADISTDALDVAVENRKINNVENNLKFIKSDIFSNIKDTDYDMIISNPPYIPQEEYEGLMPEVKLHEPQRALTDNGDGYYFYKKISEESPKYLKDGGYLAFEVGYNQAEEVSGFMKKNGFDVIAIVKDYGGIERVVIGRKSGEKGVDKVS
- the prfA gene encoding peptide chain release factor 1; this translates as MFAKLEEVVVKFNELTEALGSPEVLSNPKKMMEFNKALNDITPIVEKYKEYKRYQEDLDFIKENIRGEKDPDMKEMMQEELKEIEEIIPGIEQEMKVLLLPKDPNDDRNVIIEIRGGAGGDEAALFAGNLFRMYTRYAERHKWKIEIIEKQEIGVGGIKEAVFSINGQGAYSRLKFESGVHRVQRVPETESSGRIHTSTATVAVLPEVDEVQDVKINSSDLKIDTYRASGAGGQHVNMTDSAVRITHLPSGVIVQCQDERSQLKNREKAMKHLASKLYEMELEKQRSAVESERRLQVGSGDRSEKIRTYNFPQGRITDHRIKYTAHQLEAFLDGDIDDMIDALTTFAQAEMLSSSME